A single window of Oscillatoria sp. FACHB-1406 DNA harbors:
- a CDS encoding CAP domain-containing protein: MRKIGLIEALFASVVVATCAPQLNAATVRPAPVSSSPSTLIAQSIPLDGKPVYVLQNGKWREANLMGWSSSSDGVESYTITYLEDNSTEEDVGRDRIRTLAEAQNAGISTNVYDLSSQAGIDQMVSAHNQWRAKVGVPPLRWSPELAAYAQEWADKLLAEGKSYHRPNNKYGENLASAEQQQLSPARVVDLWGNESLDYNYANNSCAPEKVCGHYTQVVWGKTTEVGCAMARNNNQEFWVCNYNPPGNYNGEKPY; encoded by the coding sequence ATGCGAAAAATTGGATTAATTGAGGCACTTTTTGCTAGTGTAGTTGTGGCTACTTGCGCGCCGCAGTTGAATGCAGCAACAGTTCGCCCCGCACCAGTCTCATCTTCTCCCTCAACCCTAATCGCCCAGTCCATTCCCCTCGATGGCAAACCTGTTTACGTGCTACAAAACGGTAAATGGCGCGAAGCGAATTTGATGGGATGGAGTTCGAGTAGCGATGGAGTAGAGAGTTACACGATTACTTATCTCGAAGATAACAGCACTGAAGAGGATGTTGGGCGCGATCGCATTCGTACCCTTGCCGAAGCGCAAAATGCAGGCATTTCCACCAACGTTTATGACCTTTCTTCGCAAGCGGGTATCGACCAAATGGTTTCTGCTCACAATCAGTGGCGTGCGAAAGTTGGCGTTCCTCCTCTACGTTGGTCTCCGGAGTTAGCTGCTTATGCCCAAGAGTGGGCGGATAAGCTGTTAGCTGAAGGTAAATCTTATCATCGCCCTAACAATAAATACGGCGAAAATCTTGCCTCTGCTGAACAACAACAATTAAGTCCCGCTCGCGTTGTCGATCTGTGGGGCAATGAAAGCCTAGACTACAACTATGCCAATAATAGTTGCGCTCCGGAGAAAGTTTGCGGTCACTACACCCAAGTTGTCTGGGGGAAGACCACTGAAGTGGGATGCGCGATGGCACGCAATAATAACCAAGAGTTTTGGGTTTGTAACTACAATCCGCCGGGAAATTATAACGGAGAGAAACCCTATTAG